A single genomic interval of Mycobacterium sp. DL592 harbors:
- a CDS encoding 3-carboxyethylcatechol 2,3-dioxygenase: MSHSPLLNVPGPSAELLEDVESALSIARDFAREYDPELVVIFSPDHYNGFFYKLMPPFCIGTAATGVGDYGTQSGPLDVPAALATELAEHVLDAGVDVAISAGMEVDHGTVQPLEKLFGDATAVPVIPIFINSVATPLGPLHRAAALGAAVGTFLAGLDQRVLVVGSGGLSHDPPVPTLKSAPPAALERIVHGAPMTPEQRRARQDAVAAAAREFAAGAGGCQPLNPDWDRSFLDLMDTGRFAALEGWTNSWIAGEAGNSAHEVRTWVAAFAALAAQGPYRTVHHYYRAAPELIAGFAMRTALPAGAFR; the protein is encoded by the coding sequence ATGTCGCACAGCCCACTGCTGAACGTGCCCGGCCCGTCGGCGGAACTGCTTGAGGATGTGGAGAGCGCACTGAGCATCGCACGCGACTTCGCCCGCGAGTACGACCCCGAACTGGTCGTCATCTTCTCGCCGGACCACTACAACGGCTTCTTCTACAAGTTGATGCCGCCGTTCTGCATCGGCACCGCCGCAACCGGTGTCGGCGACTACGGTACCCAGAGCGGCCCGCTGGACGTCCCTGCAGCACTGGCCACCGAGCTGGCCGAGCACGTCTTGGATGCGGGTGTCGACGTGGCGATCTCGGCGGGTATGGAAGTCGATCACGGCACCGTGCAGCCGCTGGAGAAACTGTTCGGCGATGCCACCGCGGTGCCGGTCATCCCGATCTTCATCAACTCCGTCGCCACCCCGCTGGGCCCGCTGCACCGGGCCGCGGCCCTGGGTGCCGCGGTCGGAACGTTCCTGGCCGGACTGGACCAGCGGGTGCTCGTGGTGGGATCCGGTGGGCTGTCCCATGATCCGCCGGTACCGACGCTGAAGAGCGCGCCGCCGGCCGCGCTGGAACGCATCGTCCACGGAGCACCCATGACACCCGAACAGCGCCGGGCCCGCCAGGACGCGGTTGCCGCGGCAGCCCGGGAGTTCGCCGCCGGTGCGGGCGGGTGCCAGCCGCTCAACCCCGACTGGGACCGCTCGTTCCTGGACCTGATGGACACCGGCCGGTTCGCCGCACTCGAGGGATGGACCAACTCCTGGATCGCCGGTGAGGCAGGCAATTCCGCGCACGAGGTACGGACCTGGGTGGCCGCGTTCGCCGCGCTCGCCGCGCAGGGGCCCTATCGGACGGTCCACCACTACTACCGTGCCGCCCCCGAGCTGATCGCCGGGTTCGCCATGCGCACCGCGCTGCCGGCCGGGGCCTTCCGGTGA
- a CDS encoding FAD-binding protein — protein sequence MTAALTAHAAGLDTLVVEKAGHFGGSTALSGGGIWVPGAPSQKREGYAPDPDDVKRYLAQITDGLVSDERIAAYVDNAPLMMEFLENISSWLEFVWKPGYADYYPEVSGGSELGSTINVPPIDLRSLGEDEENLLKPLALAPKGIWLGPKDLRLFYQVRQNWRGKVVLLKLLWRKFRAHAFGERIAAIGQSLSARLRLAMREQGIPLWLDAPMTELIIDVDGTVVGAVIEQHGSARRIGARRGVILAAGGFDHDMAWRREYLPELEHDWSFGNPVATGDGIRAAEKVGASTDLLDEAWWFPAMCWPGGRLQFMLNERMMPSQFVVNGAGKRFINEAAPYMDFAHAMIGGQRSGVSHIPCWLITDTRSFHRYVVAGHLPLPKIPGAPVPTGRKVPQEWLDSGVVRSAGTLDELAVEIGVPPGELRRTAERFNELARSGHDDDFNRGDSAYDNYYGDPTLPNPNLYPLTTPPYLAFQIILGDLGTSGGLRTDEHARVLRADDTVIDGLYAVGNNSAAVMGRSYAGAGATIGPAMTFGYIAAKHIAGRQHSSTDQQQDSTHLIGGNS from the coding sequence ATGACCGCCGCGCTGACCGCGCACGCCGCCGGACTGGACACGCTGGTCGTCGAAAAGGCCGGCCACTTCGGCGGTTCCACCGCCCTGTCCGGTGGCGGCATCTGGGTGCCGGGCGCCCCGTCGCAGAAACGTGAGGGCTACGCCCCAGACCCCGACGATGTCAAGCGCTACCTCGCCCAGATCACCGACGGCCTCGTCAGCGACGAGCGCATCGCCGCCTATGTCGACAATGCGCCGCTGATGATGGAGTTCCTGGAAAACATCAGCAGCTGGCTGGAATTCGTGTGGAAGCCCGGATACGCCGACTACTACCCGGAGGTGTCCGGCGGGTCGGAGCTCGGCAGCACCATCAACGTTCCGCCGATCGACCTGCGCTCCCTCGGCGAGGACGAGGAGAACCTGCTCAAGCCGCTGGCCCTGGCACCCAAGGGAATCTGGCTGGGCCCCAAGGATCTGCGGCTGTTCTACCAGGTGCGCCAGAACTGGCGTGGCAAGGTCGTCCTGCTCAAGCTGTTGTGGCGAAAGTTCCGCGCACATGCGTTCGGGGAGCGGATCGCCGCCATCGGGCAGTCACTGTCGGCCCGGCTGAGGCTGGCCATGAGGGAACAGGGCATCCCGCTGTGGCTGGACGCGCCGATGACCGAGCTGATCATCGACGTCGACGGCACCGTCGTGGGCGCGGTCATCGAACAGCACGGCAGCGCGCGGCGCATCGGCGCCCGACGCGGAGTCATCCTGGCCGCGGGCGGCTTCGACCACGACATGGCCTGGCGCCGTGAGTATCTTCCCGAACTGGAACACGACTGGAGCTTCGGCAACCCGGTGGCCACCGGTGACGGCATCCGTGCCGCGGAGAAGGTCGGTGCCTCCACCGATCTGCTCGACGAGGCGTGGTGGTTCCCGGCAATGTGCTGGCCCGGCGGGCGGCTGCAATTCATGCTCAACGAGCGGATGATGCCGTCGCAGTTCGTCGTCAACGGCGCCGGGAAACGGTTCATCAACGAGGCCGCCCCCTACATGGACTTCGCGCACGCCATGATCGGCGGCCAGCGTTCGGGTGTCAGCCACATCCCGTGCTGGCTGATCACCGACACCCGGTCGTTCCATCGCTACGTCGTGGCGGGGCACCTGCCGCTGCCCAAGATCCCCGGCGCACCCGTGCCGACCGGTCGCAAGGTGCCGCAGGAATGGCTGGACTCCGGCGTCGTGCGATCGGCGGGAACACTGGACGAACTGGCCGTCGAGATCGGTGTGCCACCCGGTGAATTGCGGCGTACCGCAGAGCGTTTCAACGAGCTGGCACGCAGCGGTCACGACGACGACTTCAACCGCGGCGACAGCGCCTACGACAACTACTACGGCGACCCGACGTTGCCCAACCCGAACCTGTACCCGTTGACGACGCCGCCGTATCTGGCCTTCCAGATCATCCTCGGCGATCTGGGCACCTCGGGAGGCCTGCGCACCGACGAACACGCCCGTGTGCTGCGAGCCGACGACACCGTCATCGACGGCCTCTACGCGGTGGGCAACAACTCGGCCGCGGTGATGGGCCGCAGCTACGCCGGTGCCGGCGCCACCATCGGGCCGGCAATGACATTCGGTTACATCGCGGCCAAGCACATCGCCGGCCGTCAGCACAGTTCCACTGACCAGCAACAGGATTCAACGCATCTCATCGGAGGTAATTCATGA
- a CDS encoding LLM class flavin-dependent oxidoreductase, whose protein sequence is MKISLFYEFPLPRPWGQDDEHQLFQDGLTEVEAADKAGFSTVWLTEHHFLEEYCHSSAPEMFLAAASQRTKNIRLGFGVMHLPPPINHPARIAERVSTLDHLSNGRVEFGTGEGSSVAELGGFNIDPADKRTMWEEALEVSIRCMTEDPFTGFKGQHVEMPARNVIPHPLQKPHPPVWVACTRPSSVNMAAEKAIGALSFAYTGPGPLKDRVDTYYKDFEEKGSPVTPAINPNILAIGGDLSMMVARTDDEAVKRLGVGGGFFSFGIMHYYLTGMHTPGRTKVWELYQEAVKEDPTLAYGPGRGAIGSPETVRQFLRDYEASGVDEIILLLNPRAHEGIMESIEIMGKEILPEFIERDEKAVAAKAKRLEPVIEKVEARRRPSEAPAFDDTYAFGGLPTGQGGKFTASEIPEAWAEINEGRVQAAQAEKDAREHQASS, encoded by the coding sequence ATGAAGATCTCGCTGTTCTACGAGTTCCCGCTGCCGCGGCCGTGGGGGCAGGACGACGAGCACCAGCTGTTCCAGGACGGCCTGACCGAGGTGGAGGCCGCCGACAAGGCCGGCTTCTCGACGGTGTGGCTCACCGAGCACCACTTCCTCGAGGAGTACTGCCACTCCAGTGCCCCCGAGATGTTCCTGGCCGCGGCCAGTCAGCGCACAAAGAATATCCGGCTGGGCTTCGGTGTGATGCACCTGCCGCCGCCGATCAACCACCCGGCGCGGATCGCCGAGCGGGTCTCGACCCTGGACCACCTGTCCAACGGGCGCGTGGAGTTCGGCACCGGCGAGGGTTCCTCGGTGGCCGAGCTGGGTGGGTTCAACATCGACCCCGCCGACAAGCGCACGATGTGGGAGGAGGCCCTGGAGGTCTCGATCCGCTGTATGACCGAGGATCCGTTCACCGGGTTCAAGGGCCAGCACGTCGAGATGCCGGCCCGCAACGTCATCCCGCACCCGCTGCAGAAGCCGCACCCGCCGGTATGGGTGGCCTGCACCCGGCCGTCCTCGGTGAACATGGCGGCCGAAAAAGCCATCGGTGCACTGAGTTTCGCCTACACCGGCCCCGGCCCGCTCAAGGACCGGGTGGACACCTACTACAAGGACTTCGAGGAGAAGGGCTCGCCGGTCACCCCGGCGATCAACCCCAACATCCTGGCCATCGGTGGCGACCTGTCGATGATGGTGGCCCGCACCGACGACGAGGCCGTCAAGCGGCTCGGCGTGGGCGGCGGCTTCTTCTCGTTCGGCATCATGCACTACTACCTGACCGGTATGCACACCCCCGGCCGGACCAAGGTGTGGGAGCTCTACCAGGAGGCCGTCAAGGAGGATCCGACCCTGGCCTACGGTCCCGGTCGCGGCGCGATCGGCTCACCGGAGACCGTGCGGCAGTTCCTGCGCGACTACGAGGCCAGCGGCGTCGACGAAATCATCCTGCTGCTCAATCCGCGGGCCCACGAGGGCATCATGGAGTCGATCGAGATCATGGGCAAAGAGATTCTGCCCGAGTTCATCGAACGTGACGAGAAGGCCGTGGCCGCCAAGGCCAAGCGCCTGGAACCGGTCATCGAGAAGGTGGAGGCCCGCCGCCGCCCGTCGGAGGCGCCGGCGTTCGACGACACCTATGCCTTCGGTGGTCTGCCCACCGGGCAGGGCGGCAAGTTCACCGCCAGCGAGATTCCTGAGGCGTGGGCCGAGATCAACGAGGGCCGGGTGCAGGCGGCCCAGGCCGAGAAGGACGCGCGTGAGCATCAGGCTTCCAGCTGA
- a CDS encoding coniferyl-alcohol dehydrogenase, translated as MTGLAQLQRYDGRRVAVTGCASGIGAALCDQLAELGAHVVGLDLRSPGDTGGVRDFVELNLAEPDSIERAADAVGGQIDSVFNVAGVSSGIGDPLRVVTVNFLGTRMFTEAVLPRLGSGGSVVCVSSLAASGYREHLPQAAGLLATASMADGIAWCADHPEALADGGYRLSKEAIIGYAIRSAVPLGARGIRINCSAPGVTETPILDQLRSAYGQDYLDTFPNPLGRVSNPAEQAAVLAFLGSPAAGYITGQVLWADGGILAARHAVDYEKG; from the coding sequence TTGACCGGCCTGGCGCAGCTGCAGCGCTACGACGGCCGCAGGGTCGCCGTGACCGGGTGTGCCTCCGGCATCGGGGCGGCGCTGTGCGACCAGCTCGCTGAACTCGGCGCCCACGTCGTCGGCCTGGACCTGCGGAGTCCCGGGGATACCGGCGGGGTGCGGGATTTCGTCGAGCTGAACCTCGCCGAGCCGGACTCGATCGAGCGGGCCGCCGATGCGGTCGGCGGGCAGATCGATTCGGTGTTCAACGTCGCGGGGGTGTCGTCGGGGATCGGCGACCCGCTGCGGGTGGTCACCGTCAACTTCCTCGGCACCCGGATGTTCACCGAGGCGGTACTGCCCCGACTGGGTTCCGGCGGCTCGGTCGTTTGCGTGTCCTCGCTGGCCGCGTCCGGCTACCGTGAGCATCTGCCGCAGGCGGCAGGCCTCCTGGCGACGGCCTCGATGGCCGACGGCATCGCGTGGTGTGCGGATCATCCCGAGGCGCTGGCCGACGGCGGCTACCGGCTGTCGAAGGAGGCGATCATCGGTTACGCAATTCGCAGCGCAGTACCGCTGGGAGCCAGAGGAATTCGGATCAACTGCAGCGCGCCGGGCGTCACCGAAACGCCCATCCTCGACCAGCTGCGGTCCGCCTACGGCCAGGACTACCTCGACACGTTCCCCAATCCGCTGGGGCGAGTGTCGAATCCGGCCGAGCAAGCCGCGGTCCTGGCATTCCTGGGCAGTCCCGCCGCGGGATACATCACCGGGCAGGTCCTCTGGGCCGACGGTGGCATTCTCGCGGCGCGTCATGCAGTCGATTACGAGAAGGGGTGA
- a CDS encoding cyclase family protein — MSDFRRVADDVRNWGRWGDADELGTLNFITADKVAQAAASVQHGKVFPLGVDFGSSGPQGAFQYRQNPTHVMTIDGGDAETLLRYGPAWLQNPSAVQLSSYSQAGPMRFNDDLIIMPLQAATQWDALSHVYYEDKLYNDFPADSVTSLGAYYLGIDKVVSKGITSRGVLLDIVKLRGVQTFCELGEPITPAELDAAARTQGLTVEPGDVVLVRTGWWARFLETGDGGEPGAGLDWTCASWLADHQVAAVAADNLMVENPVSGVDGAILPMHMLCLRDMGLMLGEYWNLTALAADCAADGRYEFQLVAPPLSVTGAVGSPVNPIAIK, encoded by the coding sequence ATGAGCGATTTCCGGCGGGTCGCCGACGATGTGCGCAACTGGGGCCGATGGGGTGACGCCGACGAACTCGGCACTCTCAACTTCATTACCGCCGACAAGGTCGCGCAGGCCGCCGCATCGGTTCAGCACGGAAAGGTGTTCCCGCTTGGGGTCGACTTCGGCTCGTCGGGACCCCAGGGTGCGTTCCAATACCGCCAGAACCCCACTCACGTGATGACGATCGACGGCGGCGACGCCGAGACCCTGCTGCGGTACGGTCCCGCCTGGCTGCAGAACCCGTCGGCGGTGCAGCTGAGCAGCTACTCGCAGGCCGGGCCGATGCGGTTCAACGACGACCTGATCATCATGCCGCTGCAGGCCGCCACGCAGTGGGACGCGCTGTCGCACGTCTACTACGAGGACAAGCTGTACAACGACTTTCCCGCCGACTCGGTGACCAGCCTGGGCGCCTACTACCTCGGTATCGACAAGGTGGTGAGCAAAGGCATCACCTCGCGCGGGGTGCTGCTAGACATCGTCAAGCTGCGCGGTGTGCAGACCTTCTGCGAACTCGGCGAGCCGATCACCCCGGCCGAACTCGACGCGGCGGCCCGAACACAAGGTTTGACGGTGGAGCCCGGTGACGTCGTTCTGGTCCGAACTGGTTGGTGGGCAAGATTTTTGGAGACCGGTGACGGCGGGGAGCCGGGAGCCGGGCTGGATTGGACCTGCGCGTCGTGGCTGGCCGATCACCAGGTGGCCGCGGTCGCCGCCGACAATCTCATGGTGGAGAACCCGGTGTCGGGTGTCGACGGTGCCATCCTGCCGATGCACATGCTGTGCCTGCGGGATATGGGACTGATGCTCGGCGAGTACTGGAACCTCACCGCGCTGGCCGCCGACTGTGCCGCCGACGGGCGCTACGAGTTCCAGCTCGTGGCACCGCCGCTGTCGGTCACCGGGGCCGTCGGGTCGCCGGTCAACCCCATCGCGATCAAGTGA
- a CDS encoding alpha/beta fold hydrolase: protein MSSAHRTIVVDGLATHFLEAGEGDPVVLLHGGEFGASAEIGWERVIPALAERYRVIAPDMLGFGGSAKVVDFTDGRGMRIRHIARLCALLGIDSAHFVGNSMGAINMLVDLTSTAPVLPIRSAVTICGGGDIQKNAHTTALYDYDATLEAMRAIVAALFLDPAYPADDEYVRRRYESSIAPGAWESLAAARFRRPGLEPPSTPSSSRAYDRITVPVLLVEGAGDKLLAPGWAAQIAGRIAEARSAVVEAAGHCPQIEQPQAVAELLLEFLA from the coding sequence GTGAGTAGTGCACACCGGACCATCGTCGTCGACGGACTGGCCACGCACTTCCTCGAGGCGGGTGAGGGTGATCCCGTGGTGCTGCTGCACGGCGGCGAGTTCGGCGCCAGCGCTGAGATCGGCTGGGAAAGAGTCATTCCGGCACTGGCCGAACGCTACCGGGTGATCGCCCCGGACATGCTGGGCTTCGGCGGCTCGGCCAAGGTGGTGGACTTCACCGACGGCCGCGGCATGCGGATCCGCCACATCGCCCGGCTCTGCGCGCTGCTCGGGATCGACTCGGCCCACTTCGTTGGCAACTCGATGGGGGCGATCAACATGCTCGTCGACCTCACCTCGACCGCGCCCGTGCTGCCGATCCGCAGCGCCGTGACGATCTGCGGCGGGGGAGACATCCAGAAGAACGCGCACACCACTGCGCTCTACGACTACGACGCCACCCTCGAGGCCATGCGCGCCATCGTGGCGGCGTTGTTCCTCGATCCCGCCTACCCGGCCGACGACGAGTACGTGCGGCGGCGCTACGAATCCAGCATCGCCCCGGGCGCCTGGGAGTCGTTGGCGGCGGCCCGCTTTCGCCGGCCCGGGCTCGAGCCACCGTCAACCCCGTCGAGCAGCCGCGCCTACGATCGCATCACCGTGCCGGTGCTGTTGGTCGAGGGCGCGGGGGACAAGCTGCTCGCACCCGGGTGGGCGGCGCAGATCGCCGGTCGGATCGCCGAGGCCCGCTCGGCGGTTGTCGAGGCCGCCGGGCATTGCCCGCAGATCGAACAGCCGCAGGCCGTCGCCGAGCTGCTGCTGGAGTTCCTGGCCTGA
- a CDS encoding wax ester/triacylglycerol synthase family O-acyltransferase: MNEPIAPLDLSWLLFETPAGTTHVGAMLLFKKPRGHPGVVREIVDAYRQFRPTPPFTFVPELMGRGTPHFREADTWDPYYHVGHLTLPVGSSYQDLLRLVADLHEPMLDRDRLLFRCWLIDGIPGGRFAIYTKTHHSIVDGVSGLKMLYQGLSTVGEHSVPEPAFALPSTPRTPAEPTPLLHRITDSIRGLVAQVETANQISLGMVRKALTAAIGADPKGSLPFLAHHAPTNRPLKQGRSFATLSLPLDEMHEIGHRFGGTLNDVAATIVDAGVHAYLAERGDSFAHRLIAMVPVSLRTEGDTAAGTRVSALFVRLGDPEATPAQRIQQIVESAANAKQELAGWSSDAAMTYGAGLLGLAILGASTHVDQVTPPACNLVISNVPGVSETRYLNGAQLLGIYPISALAASIGLNVTLSSYHDHMDFGFVANTAGIEDVSALADHTLLAYRELEAAAKAA; encoded by the coding sequence ATGAACGAACCGATCGCGCCGCTCGACCTGTCGTGGCTGCTCTTCGAGACACCAGCCGGGACCACCCACGTCGGTGCCATGCTGCTGTTCAAGAAGCCACGCGGGCACCCGGGCGTGGTGCGCGAGATCGTCGACGCCTACCGGCAGTTCCGGCCGACACCGCCGTTCACCTTCGTGCCTGAGCTGATGGGCCGTGGCACACCGCACTTCCGCGAGGCAGACACCTGGGACCCCTACTACCACGTCGGGCACCTGACCCTGCCGGTCGGCAGTTCGTATCAAGATCTGCTGCGGCTGGTGGCCGACCTGCACGAGCCGATGCTCGACCGCGACCGATTGCTGTTCCGCTGTTGGCTCATCGACGGGATTCCCGGCGGCCGGTTCGCGATCTACACCAAGACCCACCACAGCATCGTCGACGGGGTCTCCGGGCTCAAGATGCTCTATCAGGGCTTGTCCACCGTGGGCGAGCATTCCGTGCCCGAACCCGCCTTCGCCCTGCCCTCGACGCCCCGGACACCTGCGGAGCCAACGCCGTTGCTGCACAGGATCACCGACTCGATCCGCGGTCTGGTGGCTCAGGTGGAGACAGCCAACCAGATCTCCCTCGGGATGGTGCGCAAAGCTCTCACGGCGGCGATCGGGGCCGATCCGAAAGGCAGTCTTCCGTTCCTGGCCCACCATGCGCCCACGAACCGGCCGCTCAAGCAGGGCCGCAGTTTCGCGACCCTGTCGCTGCCGCTGGACGAAATGCACGAGATCGGGCACCGGTTCGGGGGCACGCTCAACGACGTGGCGGCCACGATCGTCGACGCCGGTGTGCACGCCTACCTCGCCGAGCGGGGAGATTCCTTCGCCCATCGGCTCATCGCGATGGTCCCGGTCTCACTGCGCACGGAGGGTGACACGGCGGCGGGGACGCGGGTGTCGGCGTTGTTCGTGCGCCTCGGCGATCCTGAAGCGACTCCGGCGCAACGCATTCAGCAGATCGTCGAATCGGCGGCCAACGCCAAGCAGGAACTGGCGGGCTGGTCCTCGGATGCCGCCATGACCTACGGGGCCGGGCTGCTCGGGCTGGCCATCCTGGGGGCCTCGACCCACGTCGACCAGGTCACGCCGCCGGCGTGCAACCTGGTCATCTCCAATGTGCCCGGCGTCAGCGAAACCCGTTACCTCAACGGTGCACAGCTGCTCGGCATCTATCCGATCTCCGCGCTGGCCGCCTCGATCGGGCTCAATGTCACGCTCAGCTCCTATCACGACCACATGGACTTCGGGTTCGTCGCCAACACCGCTGGGATCGAGGACGTTTCTGCGCTGGCCGATCACACCCTGCTCGCCTACCGCGAGCTCGAAGCCGCCGCTAAGGCGGCCTAG
- a CDS encoding mycofactocin-coupled SDR family oxidoreductase, which translates to MAGRVEGKVAFVTGAARGQGRAHAVRLAQEGADIIAVDICKKIDTVDLIAPSTPEDLAETADLVKGHNRRIVTAEVDVRDYDALKAAVDSGVEQLGRLDIIVANAGIGNGGQTLDQTSETDWTAMIDINLAGVWKTVKAGVPHILAGERGGSIILTSSVGGIKAYPHCGHYVAAKHGVVGLMKTFAVELGAKNIRVNSVHPTNVNTPLFMNDGTMKLFRPDLENPGPDDIKVVGEFMHTLPIGWVEPEDVANAVLFLASDEARYITGVQLPVDGGSCLK; encoded by the coding sequence ATGGCAGGACGGGTAGAGGGCAAGGTCGCATTCGTCACCGGTGCGGCACGTGGGCAGGGCCGCGCTCACGCGGTGCGGCTGGCCCAGGAGGGTGCCGACATCATCGCCGTCGACATCTGCAAGAAGATCGACACCGTCGACCTGATCGCCCCGTCCACACCGGAGGATCTGGCCGAGACCGCCGACCTCGTCAAGGGCCACAACCGCCGCATCGTCACCGCCGAGGTCGACGTCCGCGACTACGACGCGCTGAAGGCGGCCGTGGACAGCGGTGTCGAGCAGCTGGGCCGCCTCGACATCATCGTCGCCAACGCCGGCATCGGCAACGGCGGCCAGACGCTGGACCAGACCAGCGAGACCGACTGGACGGCGATGATCGACATCAACCTCGCCGGCGTGTGGAAGACGGTCAAAGCCGGTGTGCCACACATCCTCGCCGGTGAGCGCGGCGGATCGATCATCCTGACCAGCTCGGTCGGCGGCATCAAGGCCTACCCGCACTGCGGCCACTACGTCGCCGCCAAGCACGGGGTCGTCGGACTGATGAAGACGTTCGCGGTCGAGCTGGGCGCGAAGAACATCCGGGTCAACTCGGTACACCCGACGAACGTGAACACGCCCCTGTTCATGAACGACGGCACCATGAAGCTGTTCCGGCCCGATCTGGAGAACCCGGGCCCGGACGACATCAAGGTCGTCGGCGAGTTCATGCACACGCTGCCGATCGGGTGGGTCGAACCCGAGGACGTCGCCAACGCGGTGCTGTTCCTGGCCTCCGACGAGGCCCGCTACATCACCGGTGTCCAGCTGCCCGTCGACGGTGGCAGCTGCTTGAAGTGA